One region of Candidatus Tanganyikabacteria bacterium genomic DNA includes:
- a CDS encoding CvpA family protein: protein MSGLDAVAVAVLGYNCLRGLASGLVRTACGLAAVVVASVVAIYNPTWGRPLVDPFFEPGSLVSGIMQPVAIWAVTFFTINGLGILARMAIRKTFLRHVDQIGGAAFGFVAGAIILIVPIVTVSQLPLLKDVRPIQAELDRSLFVSALRPLAEALSPSVGK, encoded by the coding sequence ATGTCAGGTCTCGACGCCGTAGCCGTCGCCGTCCTCGGCTACAACTGCTTGCGCGGGCTGGCCAGCGGGCTGGTGCGCACCGCCTGCGGCCTGGCCGCGGTCGTGGTCGCGAGCGTCGTGGCCATCTACAACCCGACCTGGGGGCGGCCGCTGGTCGATCCGTTCTTCGAGCCGGGATCGCTGGTGTCGGGCATCATGCAGCCGGTCGCGATCTGGGCCGTGACCTTCTTCACCATCAACGGCCTGGGAATTCTGGCCCGGATGGCCATCCGCAAGACGTTCCTGCGGCACGTGGACCAGATCGGCGGGGCGGCCTTCGGCTTCGTCGCCGGCGCCATCATCCTCATCGTGCCGATCGTCACGGTGAGCCAGTTGCCGCTGCTCAAGGACGTGCGCCCGATCCAGGCCGAACTGGATAGATCGCTCTTCGTGTCGGCGCTCCGGCCGCTGGCCGAGGCGCTTTCGCCGTCGGTCGGGAAGTAG
- a CDS encoding GNAT family N-acetyltransferase, with the protein MTIRPVRYRDLPALKRLFSDAFTAEYERRGVELTSQFGRLQQMYPVVRALALFPNPYQYALNLLVAEVGGQVAGFVQTSPGYQSRSRWNIDYLAVAPALRGQGIARALLENVFQVCAPEGVRGYTMAVDVRNQPGLALCGQLGFRHYATVGYYQAPAELVGATEPSPPPAGLRPMRPKDAPLLAGLYEASTPGGVRLVDSRTPADFEVGLVERTVEVWRRQMRECEEMRYVIDGHDKTLTAYLRILGQYRGETPHTVQVAVHPGYTDLVAPLLQFALGKLRGFPAAAALSWSADYHPQKKAAYEEFGLQLVTEDVLLVRDTMMALKLPIQAVKGEELPAFKPAFFG; encoded by the coding sequence TTGACTATCCGGCCGGTTCGGTACCGGGACCTGCCGGCTCTCAAGCGCTTGTTTTCGGACGCCTTCACCGCCGAGTACGAGCGGCGGGGCGTGGAGCTCACCAGCCAGTTCGGCCGCCTGCAGCAGATGTATCCGGTCGTGCGAGCCCTGGCGCTGTTCCCGAATCCCTACCAGTACGCGCTCAACCTCCTGGTGGCCGAGGTGGGCGGTCAGGTCGCCGGTTTCGTGCAGACCTCGCCGGGCTACCAGAGCCGTTCGCGCTGGAACATCGACTACCTGGCGGTCGCGCCGGCCCTGCGCGGCCAGGGCATCGCCCGCGCCCTGCTGGAAAACGTCTTCCAGGTCTGCGCGCCCGAGGGCGTGCGGGGCTACACGATGGCGGTGGACGTCCGCAACCAGCCGGGGCTGGCGCTGTGCGGGCAACTGGGGTTCAGGCACTACGCCACCGTGGGGTACTACCAGGCTCCGGCCGAACTGGTCGGCGCCACCGAGCCTTCGCCGCCGCCGGCCGGCCTGCGGCCGATGCGGCCCAAGGACGCGCCGCTGCTGGCGGGGCTCTACGAGGCCAGCACGCCCGGCGGCGTGCGCCTTGTGGACTCCCGGACGCCGGCCGACTTCGAGGTGGGGCTGGTCGAGCGCACCGTGGAGGTCTGGCGCCGGCAGATGCGCGAGTGCGAGGAGATGCGCTACGTCATCGACGGGCACGACAAGACGCTCACGGCCTACCTGCGGATCCTCGGCCAGTACCGCGGCGAGACGCCGCACACCGTGCAGGTGGCCGTCCACCCCGGCTACACCGATCTGGTGGCGCCGCTCCTGCAGTTCGCGCTTGGCAAGCTCCGCGGCTTCCCGGCGGCGGCCGCGCTCTCGTGGAGCGCCGACTACCACCCGCAGAAGAAGGCGGCCTACGAGGAGTTCGGGCTGCAACTGGTGACCGAGGACGTGCTCCTGGTGCGGGACACCATGATGGCGCTCAAGCTGCCGATTCAGGCGGTGAAGGGCGAGGAGTTGCCTGCGTTCAAGCCGGCTTTCTTCGGGTAG